A region from the Pseudomonas cucumis genome encodes:
- a CDS encoding TonB-dependent receptor, with translation MYKRNSTAGVVGFTLTALAMAIASERLSAAENVANTEHVEVVGQAASIDQALKEQRSSDSIKSVVHADGVAQLPDENVAEAVQRLPGVSVERDQGEGRFVSVRGLGPDLNSVTINGTLVPSPESERRAVALDVLPSELVQSLSVIKTLTPDMDANSLGGTVDVKSLSAFDHKGLFYTGSSEASYDKNTHQTSPKFSGAISDRFSLGDGIDNFGVAAALSWQKRDFGADNVETGGAWDFEQGAKLQEFEQRDYDISRERAGGGLNFDYKPDDLSSYYLRTLYSRYKDSETRNSTSLEFADPLAAGELGDAEGSRKLKQREETQEIQSYVLGGERMFGLWTLSGQAGYSRSSEDSPGHIANAAFNGTDDFAGSGFYDNDKPRPIIGQSFYNPDNFSLDKVDWEKQKTTDTEKNLRLDLARDYDLSGYASQVKFGGKVSRRNKDNNLDAWVYEDFDDLGFSDEQLNLSRFQKGTVDYRLGQFGPGISGSAIKQLIGGLNQADFYDETESRVNDFKISEDINAGYLMNTIDIDDWRFIAGLRYEGTEFEAKGTGATDGEFQSTETKRRYHHWLPGLHARYQLDKNTQVRAAWTKSVVRPTFGQLAPGFVIDDDEASFGNPDLKPLESSNLDLGIEHYMGHAGTVSAFVFYKDIKNFVYNTDLAGTGAWADFSEAHTFANGDSAKLYGLELAYSQKFDWLPAPWNGLLLGANTTFSRSDAEIEGFDAASGINRKRSIDLPNQSDTVGNLMLGWEDDKLSLRLSANYKSDYLFELASINDKAHDLHVDAQTFVDFSARYSLTKNLQVSFEAQNLTDEPYFVYTGSRSYNGQYEEYGPTYKLGLTFTHF, from the coding sequence ATGTACAAGCGCAACAGCACCGCCGGAGTCGTCGGCTTCACGCTCACCGCCCTGGCCATGGCGATCGCCAGTGAGCGCCTGAGCGCCGCCGAAAACGTGGCGAACACCGAACACGTCGAAGTGGTGGGCCAGGCGGCGAGCATTGATCAGGCGCTCAAGGAGCAGCGCAGTTCCGACAGCATCAAGAGCGTGGTGCATGCCGACGGCGTGGCGCAGTTGCCGGACGAAAACGTTGCCGAAGCGGTACAGCGCCTGCCGGGCGTCAGCGTCGAGCGCGACCAGGGCGAAGGGCGGTTTGTCAGCGTGCGCGGCCTCGGTCCGGATCTGAACAGTGTGACCATCAACGGCACATTGGTGCCATCGCCGGAAAGCGAACGCCGGGCCGTGGCCCTCGATGTGTTGCCCTCGGAGTTGGTGCAATCCTTGTCGGTGATCAAAACCCTGACCCCGGACATGGACGCCAACTCCCTGGGCGGCACCGTGGATGTGAAAAGCCTCTCGGCCTTCGACCACAAAGGGCTGTTCTACACCGGCAGCAGCGAAGCCAGTTACGACAAGAATACCCACCAGACCAGCCCGAAATTTTCCGGCGCCATCAGTGATCGCTTCAGCCTTGGCGACGGCATCGATAACTTCGGCGTCGCTGCGGCGCTGAGCTGGCAGAAGCGCGACTTTGGGGCGGACAACGTCGAAACCGGCGGCGCCTGGGACTTCGAGCAAGGCGCCAAATTGCAGGAGTTCGAGCAACGCGACTACGACATCAGCCGTGAGCGCGCCGGTGGCGGCCTGAACTTCGATTACAAACCCGACGACCTCAGCAGCTATTACCTGCGCACCCTGTACAGCCGCTACAAGGACAGCGAGACGCGCAATTCCACCAGCCTCGAATTCGCCGACCCGCTGGCGGCGGGGGAGTTGGGCGACGCCGAAGGCTCACGCAAACTCAAACAACGGGAAGAGACCCAGGAAATCCAGTCCTACGTATTGGGCGGCGAGCGTATGTTCGGCCTCTGGACCCTCAGCGGCCAGGCCGGCTACAGCCGCTCCAGTGAAGACAGCCCGGGCCACATCGCCAACGCCGCGTTCAATGGCACCGACGACTTCGCCGGCAGCGGTTTCTACGACAACGACAAGCCGCGACCCATCATCGGTCAGAGCTTCTACAACCCGGACAACTTCAGCCTCGACAAGGTCGACTGGGAAAAACAGAAAACCACCGACACCGAGAAAAACCTGCGCCTGGACCTGGCCCGCGACTACGACCTCAGCGGCTATGCGTCCCAGGTCAAATTCGGCGGCAAGGTCAGCCGCCGCAACAAAGACAACAACCTCGACGCCTGGGTCTATGAAGATTTCGACGATCTGGGTTTCAGCGACGAGCAGCTCAACCTCAGCCGATTCCAGAAAGGCACCGTGGATTATCGCCTTGGCCAGTTCGGCCCGGGCATCAGCGGCAGCGCCATCAAGCAGTTGATCGGTGGCCTGAATCAGGCGGACTTCTATGACGAGACCGAATCGCGGGTCAACGACTTCAAGATCAGCGAAGACATCAACGCCGGCTACCTGATGAACACCATCGATATCGATGACTGGCGTTTCATTGCCGGCCTGCGCTACGAAGGCACCGAGTTCGAAGCCAAGGGCACCGGCGCCACCGATGGCGAGTTCCAGTCGACCGAGACCAAACGTCGTTATCACCACTGGTTGCCGGGCCTGCATGCGCGCTATCAACTGGACAAGAACACTCAGGTGCGCGCGGCCTGGACCAAGTCCGTGGTGCGCCCGACGTTCGGCCAATTGGCGCCGGGTTTTGTCATCGATGATGACGAAGCGAGCTTCGGTAACCCGGACCTCAAGCCGCTGGAATCCAGCAACCTCGACCTGGGCATCGAGCATTACATGGGCCACGCCGGCACGGTCTCGGCGTTCGTGTTCTACAAAGACATCAAGAACTTCGTCTACAACACTGACCTGGCGGGCACCGGCGCCTGGGCCGATTTCTCCGAGGCCCATACGTTTGCCAACGGCGACAGCGCCAAACTCTATGGCCTGGAACTGGCCTACTCGCAGAAATTCGACTGGCTGCCGGCGCCCTGGAATGGCCTGCTGCTGGGCGCCAACACCACCTTCAGCCGTTCCGATGCCGAGATCGAAGGATTCGACGCCGCCAGTGGTATCAACCGCAAGCGCAGCATCGATTTGCCCAATCAGTCGGACACCGTCGGCAACCTGATGCTCGGTTGGGAAGACGACAAGCTGAGCCTGCGTCTGTCGGCCAACTACAAGTCCGATTACCTCTTTGAGCTGGCCTCGATCAACGACAAGGCCCATGACCTGCACGTCGATGCCCAGACTTTCGTCGATTTCAGTGCGCGGTATTCGCTGACCAAAAACCTGCAAGTCAGCTTCGAGGCGCAGAACCTCACCGACGAGCCGTACTTCGTCTACACCGGCAGCCGTTCCTACAACGGCCAGTACGAAGAATACGGCCCGACCTACAAGCTCGGCCTGACCTTCACCCACTTTTAA
- a CDS encoding phosphonate ABC transporter ATP-binding protein, translated as MTLRLTQVSLTHANGVQALRGVDLHIGASEQVAIIGPSGAGKSSLLNLLATALRPGNGELQVLGEHAWQLSARQRQRLRARIGLIHQSPPLPPRQRVITAVLAGKLGQWGLGKSLLNLLHPLDIPGARAALARLDLSDKLFAQCQQLSGGQLQRVGIARVLYQAPEVLLADEPVSAMDPVLAQHTLSVLCRHARQHNVTLVASLHAVELALAHFSRIIGLRDGQILFDLQASEVDRELLDKLYANEQLLSPPIAPAPLSVQIPRC; from the coding sequence ATGACATTGCGTCTGACCCAGGTCAGCCTTACCCACGCCAACGGCGTCCAGGCGTTGCGTGGCGTGGACCTGCACATTGGTGCCAGCGAACAGGTCGCCATCATCGGCCCGTCTGGCGCGGGCAAGTCGAGCCTGCTCAACCTGCTGGCCACCGCCCTGCGGCCGGGCAACGGCGAGCTGCAGGTGCTCGGTGAGCACGCCTGGCAGCTTTCTGCCCGTCAGCGTCAGCGTCTGCGCGCGCGCATCGGCCTGATCCATCAGTCGCCTCCCCTGCCACCGCGCCAGCGCGTGATCACTGCGGTTCTGGCCGGAAAGCTGGGTCAGTGGGGGCTGGGCAAGAGCCTGTTGAACCTGCTGCATCCACTGGATATTCCGGGCGCACGCGCGGCATTGGCCAGGCTGGACCTGAGTGACAAGTTGTTCGCGCAATGCCAGCAACTGTCCGGTGGACAGTTGCAGCGCGTGGGCATTGCCCGCGTGTTGTACCAAGCGCCCGAGGTGTTGCTGGCCGATGAGCCGGTATCGGCCATGGACCCCGTGTTGGCCCAGCACACGCTTTCGGTGCTCTGTCGCCATGCCCGGCAGCACAACGTCACCCTGGTCGCCAGCCTGCATGCGGTGGAGCTGGCCCTGGCGCATTTTTCGCGCATCATCGGCTTGCGTGATGGACAGATCCTGTTCGACCTTCAGGCCAGCGAAGTCGACCGTGAGTTGCTCGACAAGCTCTACGCCAACGAACAATTGCTGTCCCCACCGATTGCTCCGGCACCCTTGAGTGTGCAGATTCCCCGATGCTGA
- a CDS encoding AraC family transcriptional regulator — protein sequence MTLKTTWYETDSRFIPGHYQPATLIDLALSRDIDSHRLLRGTGLFHEDILAGQTRLSPLQFFALIGNSRRLLDADDSSFLFGQRLLPGHYGAASHALRHAQNLHQALDTLVQQQALLSPLMTPRLVLDEKHAYLYWLDSCGAGEQWRFLLEASMTSLVAMSRALSGQRLPWECSFSHAEPRYVEQYWVHLGEHTQFNRPLDLMRIPREFLARRWPDASAIAGQVARQEAQGQLQQLGCTSSFLDGMYRYLQRHVRHTPSLEQAAQAFAMSPATLKRKLQKHDTGFQQQVDLVRKHVALYLYQIKGFSNEAVAEYLSFNDAANFRRSFKRWTGSTPNLIRQLFNTG from the coding sequence ATGACCCTGAAAACCACGTGGTACGAAACCGACAGCCGTTTCATCCCCGGGCATTATCAACCAGCAACCCTGATCGACCTGGCGCTGTCCCGGGACATCGACAGTCATCGTCTGCTGCGCGGCACCGGTCTGTTCCATGAAGACATTCTGGCTGGTCAGACCCGCCTCAGCCCCCTGCAGTTTTTCGCGCTGATCGGCAACAGCCGACGTTTGCTGGATGCCGACGACAGCAGTTTTCTGTTCGGTCAGCGCCTGCTGCCTGGACACTACGGCGCCGCCAGCCACGCCCTGCGCCATGCACAAAACCTGCACCAGGCACTCGACACCCTGGTGCAGCAACAGGCACTGCTCAGCCCGTTAATGACGCCGCGGTTGGTGCTGGATGAAAAACACGCCTATCTCTATTGGCTGGACAGTTGCGGGGCCGGCGAGCAATGGCGTTTTCTGCTGGAAGCGAGCATGACCTCGCTGGTGGCCATGAGTCGCGCGCTGAGCGGCCAGCGTCTGCCGTGGGAATGCAGTTTCAGCCATGCCGAGCCCCGTTACGTCGAGCAATATTGGGTGCATTTGGGCGAGCACACTCAGTTCAACCGGCCGTTGGACCTGATGCGCATCCCCCGGGAATTTCTCGCCCGGCGATGGCCCGATGCGTCGGCCATTGCTGGCCAGGTCGCCCGTCAGGAAGCTCAGGGGCAATTGCAACAGTTGGGCTGCACGTCGAGTTTTCTCGACGGCATGTACCGCTATTTACAGCGCCACGTGCGCCATACCCCAAGCCTGGAACAAGCCGCCCAGGCCTTCGCCATGAGCCCCGCGACCCTCAAGCGCAAACTGCAAAAACACGACACTGGTTTTCAGCAGCAGGTGGATTTGGTGCGCAAGCACGTGGCCCTGTACCTGTACCAGATCAAGGGGTTCAGCAACGAAGCCGTGGCCGAGTACCTGAGCTTCAACGATGCGGCAAACTTCCGCCGCTCGTTCAAGCGCTGGACCGGCAGCACGCCCAATCTGATCCGTCAGTTGTTCAATACCGGCTGA
- a CDS encoding PhnE/PtxC family ABC transporter permease, which produces MLTRDTRDPATLPRLLLTLLALALLWPGIHFSELDLGVLVASDSQSEMGRFVSAFWPPAHGEEFIELLLQATLQTLAIATAGMALALLLAVPASLLASRALSLSAASRAGHPSYWSQLLRWPIRGLLIFLRSVPEIVWALLFVRAVGLGPTAGVLAIAITYSGMLGKVYAEIFESVDQRPAHALLQSGSGRLAAFCYGILPNVAAELLSYTVYRWECAIRASVVMGFVGAGGLGQQMDLSLRMFAGGEVASLLLTFLVLVLLADQLSRLLRWRLT; this is translated from the coding sequence ATGCTGACCCGTGATACCCGTGATCCCGCCACCCTGCCCCGGCTGCTGCTCACCTTGCTGGCCCTTGCCTTGCTGTGGCCGGGCATCCACTTCAGCGAGTTGGACCTCGGCGTGCTGGTGGCGAGTGACAGTCAGAGCGAGATGGGCCGATTTGTATCCGCCTTCTGGCCACCGGCCCATGGCGAAGAGTTCATTGAGCTATTGTTGCAAGCCACCCTGCAGACCCTGGCCATCGCCACGGCCGGCATGGCCCTGGCGTTGCTGTTGGCAGTCCCCGCCAGCCTGTTGGCCAGTCGTGCTTTGTCACTGTCCGCTGCTTCCCGTGCCGGCCACCCTAGCTATTGGAGTCAACTTCTACGCTGGCCCATACGCGGTTTACTGATATTCCTGCGCAGCGTGCCGGAAATCGTCTGGGCCCTGCTGTTCGTGCGCGCCGTCGGCCTCGGCCCGACGGCCGGGGTGCTGGCCATTGCCATTACCTACAGCGGCATGTTGGGCAAGGTCTACGCGGAAATTTTCGAGTCGGTCGACCAGCGCCCTGCCCATGCGCTACTGCAATCGGGCAGCGGTCGGCTCGCAGCCTTCTGCTACGGGATCCTGCCCAATGTCGCTGCGGAGTTGCTCTCGTACACGGTGTACCGCTGGGAATGCGCCATCCGCGCCTCGGTGGTGATGGGCTTTGTCGGTGCCGGCGGTCTGGGCCAGCAAATGGATCTGTCGTTGCGCATGTTCGCTGGCGGTGAAGTGGCCAGTTTGTTACTGACGTTCCTCGTGCTGGTGCTGCTCGCCGATCAACTCAGCCGTCTGCTGCGCTGGAGGCTGACATGA
- a CDS encoding FMN-dependent NADH-azoreductase, whose amino-acid sequence MTTLLHIECSPRKQRSASLEVARSFIARYQENTPDTEIITLDLWNMVLPEFDELAMDAKYAGLNGTPLTPAQQDAWNTLKDLAAFLHRADVLVMSVPLWNFSIPYKLKHFIDLVSQKDILFSFDPERGLEGMLHNKTAVVMYARGLDFSAQSITPAERFDFQKPYVEAWLQFIGVSDVHAVIVEKTILGEDVDLSARKTATQQAMRLADSLVL is encoded by the coding sequence ATGACCACCCTTCTGCATATCGAATGTTCCCCGCGCAAACAGCGCTCGGCCTCACTTGAAGTCGCCCGCAGCTTCATTGCGCGTTATCAAGAAAACACCCCGGACACCGAAATCATCACCCTCGATCTTTGGAACATGGTTTTGCCGGAGTTCGACGAGCTGGCAATGGACGCCAAATACGCCGGGCTCAATGGCACGCCCTTGACTCCGGCGCAGCAAGACGCCTGGAACACCTTGAAAGATCTGGCCGCGTTCCTGCACCGCGCAGACGTCCTGGTGATGTCCGTACCGCTGTGGAATTTCAGCATCCCGTACAAACTCAAACACTTCATCGACCTGGTGTCGCAGAAAGACATTTTATTCAGCTTCGACCCGGAACGCGGTCTGGAAGGCATGCTGCACAACAAAACCGCCGTGGTGATGTACGCCCGCGGCCTGGATTTTTCGGCGCAGTCGATCACGCCAGCAGAGCGCTTCGACTTTCAGAAACCCTACGTGGAAGCCTGGCTGCAATTTATCGGTGTGAGCGATGTGCACGCGGTGATTGTCGAGAAGACCATTCTGGGGGAAGACGTTGACCTGAGTGCGCGTAAAACTGCGACTCAACAGGCCATGAGGCTGGCAGATAGTCTCGTGCTGTAA
- a CDS encoding GGDEF domain-containing protein, with protein sequence MFSVLKPHRWKLALLLLAANLGLLLHLACGEVKPVSEWVWLDIVGEGGSALLALVWLGLVLKSRPAGRVTNYLALGLSGIFFSWWIDSLDEFIRLPDSITWDHWLESGPMPVGMILLTIGIYHWHREQLAISAQMEKRERLFREHRLFDKLTPLGGADYLKRQLAGSLEESHSQQQPLSLLALDLDNFSAINQAFGHAEGDAVLQALSHLLLLNLRRQDLLCRLAGDRFVVLLPNTGESQARLLALELQQAVQGLAHKTRQHGERLQLSASTAVVMALNESPDALLKRLNLALARAKQPLARTA encoded by the coding sequence ATGTTCTCAGTGCTCAAACCCCACCGTTGGAAACTCGCCCTGCTGCTGTTGGCCGCCAACCTGGGGTTGCTTCTGCATCTGGCCTGCGGCGAGGTGAAACCGGTCAGCGAATGGGTCTGGCTGGATATCGTCGGTGAAGGCGGTTCGGCGCTGCTGGCGTTGGTCTGGCTGGGGTTGGTGCTCAAAAGCCGTCCGGCCGGGCGCGTCACCAATTACCTGGCGCTGGGTTTGAGCGGGATCTTTTTTTCCTGGTGGATCGACAGCCTCGACGAGTTCATTCGCCTGCCCGACAGCATCACCTGGGATCACTGGCTCGAGTCCGGGCCGATGCCGGTCGGCATGATCCTGCTGACCATCGGCATCTATCACTGGCACCGCGAGCAACTGGCGATCAGCGCGCAGATGGAGAAACGCGAGCGGCTGTTCCGCGAGCACCGCTTGTTCGACAAACTCACGCCATTGGGCGGCGCCGATTACCTCAAGCGCCAACTGGCCGGCAGCCTTGAGGAAAGTCATAGCCAACAACAGCCGCTGTCGCTGTTGGCGCTGGACCTGGACAACTTCTCGGCCATCAATCAGGCCTTTGGGCATGCCGAAGGCGACGCCGTGCTGCAAGCGCTCAGTCATTTGCTGCTGCTCAATCTGCGGCGCCAGGACTTACTCTGCCGACTGGCCGGCGATCGTTTCGTGGTGCTGCTGCCCAATACCGGCGAGAGCCAGGCACGGTTGCTGGCGCTGGAACTGCAACAAGCGGTTCAGGGCCTGGCGCACAAAACCCGGCAGCACGGCGAACGCTTGCAACTGTCGGCGAGCACGGCAGTGGTGATGGCGCTGAACGAGTCGCCGGACGCCCTGCTCAAGCGCCTTAACCTGGCGCTGGCCCGGGCCAAGCAGCCTCTGGCCAGAACCGCCTGA
- a CDS encoding putative selenate ABC transporter substrate-binding protein produces the protein MLKRSLALAIGLTLSFCTLLAQAADTLKVSAIPDEAPTELLRKFKPLGAYLEQQLGMKVEFVPVSDYPAVVEALATDRIDLAWLGGFTFVQARLKTGNAMPLVQREQDAQFTSKFITADPAVKSLADLKGKTFAFGSVSSTSGSLMPRYFMLKDGIKPETYFSRVGYSGAHDATVAWVQAGKVDAGVLNASVWEKLVAAGKVDTTKVKVFATTPAYFDYNWTVRGTLDPALAAKIKAAFLALDPAKPADKEILDLQAASRFIETKPENYKGIEEAALAAELLK, from the coding sequence ATGCTCAAGCGTTCCCTGGCATTGGCCATCGGCTTGACCCTGTCATTTTGCACCCTGTTGGCGCAGGCCGCCGATACGCTGAAAGTCAGCGCGATTCCCGATGAAGCCCCCACCGAACTGCTCCGCAAGTTCAAGCCGCTTGGTGCCTATCTGGAACAACAGTTGGGCATGAAGGTTGAGTTCGTGCCCGTCAGCGACTACCCGGCCGTGGTCGAGGCACTGGCCACCGACCGCATCGACCTGGCCTGGCTGGGCGGCTTCACGTTCGTGCAGGCACGCCTGAAAACCGGCAATGCCATGCCGCTGGTACAGCGCGAACAGGACGCCCAATTCACCAGCAAATTCATCACCGCCGACCCTGCCGTCAAGTCCCTCGCCGATCTCAAGGGCAAGACCTTTGCATTTGGCTCGGTGTCCTCTACTTCAGGCAGTCTCATGCCGCGTTATTTCATGTTGAAGGACGGCATCAAGCCTGAAACCTACTTCAGCCGAGTGGGTTACTCCGGCGCCCATGACGCCACTGTCGCCTGGGTCCAGGCTGGCAAGGTCGACGCCGGGGTACTGAACGCCAGCGTGTGGGAAAAACTGGTCGCCGCCGGCAAGGTCGACACCACCAAGGTCAAAGTGTTTGCGACCACCCCGGCCTACTTCGACTACAACTGGACGGTGCGCGGGACCCTCGACCCGGCGCTGGCGGCCAAGATCAAGGCAGCCTTCCTGGCGCTCGATCCGGCGAAGCCTGCGGACAAGGAGATTCTGGATCTGCAGGCCGCCAGCCGATTCATCGAAACCAAGCCTGAGAACTATAAGGGCATCGAGGAAGCCGCCCTCGCCGCCGAACTGCTCAAATGA
- the phnE gene encoding phosphonate ABC transporter, permease protein PhnE: MNRLINLALLLCIGAAVVASFDYLGINLGELGDSGNLKQMGVYAQRFLSPDLSPGHLRAIGHGALETIAMSALGTLLAAVFGLLLALPAAGRFGWPLQSASRLVLNALRAVPELVWAALMVLAAGLGPNAGTLALALHTTGVLGRLFAEALENTPPEPAEAIRLQGGNAVWAFCYGTLPNLLPQLLAYILYRWENNIRMASVLGFVGAGGLGQMLYVSLSLFQEAQASTVILAMLLLVFAVDTLSSWSRQRWVKA; this comes from the coding sequence ATGAATCGCCTGATCAACCTGGCACTGCTGCTCTGCATCGGTGCAGCGGTTGTCGCCTCGTTCGACTACCTGGGCATCAACCTCGGCGAACTCGGCGACAGCGGCAACCTGAAGCAGATGGGCGTTTATGCGCAGCGTTTTCTCAGCCCGGACCTGAGCCCGGGTCATCTGCGAGCGATCGGCCACGGCGCCCTGGAAACCATTGCCATGTCCGCCCTGGGCACCCTGCTTGCGGCGGTATTCGGTCTTCTATTGGCATTGCCCGCGGCGGGGCGTTTCGGCTGGCCACTGCAGAGCGCGTCGCGCCTGGTGCTCAACGCCTTGCGCGCGGTTCCGGAACTGGTGTGGGCCGCGCTGATGGTCCTTGCCGCCGGGCTCGGCCCCAATGCCGGCACCCTGGCACTAGCCCTGCACACCACCGGCGTGCTCGGCCGGCTGTTCGCCGAAGCACTGGAAAACACCCCACCAGAACCGGCCGAAGCCATCCGCCTGCAGGGCGGCAACGCCGTCTGGGCTTTCTGCTACGGCACACTGCCCAACCTGCTGCCACAGTTACTGGCCTACATCCTGTACCGCTGGGAAAACAATATCCGCATGGCCAGTGTGCTCGGCTTCGTCGGCGCCGGTGGTTTGGGGCAAATGCTCTATGTGAGCCTTAGCCTGTTTCAGGAAGCGCAAGCCAGCACGGTGATTCTGGCCATGCTGTTACTGGTATTTGCCGTCGATACATTGAGCAGCTGGAGCCGTCAGCGCTGGGTCAAGGCCTGA
- a CDS encoding RidA family protein, which translates to MANHDITFLPDPDPESISSDVAGFGGLLVSTQIPTRADGSLELGGITEQSECTLQALKVALELAGSSMDRVLHLTIYLTDMADRAAFNEVYKRFFAKPWPVRAAVGVASLAVEGMRVEVTAMAAKG; encoded by the coding sequence ATGGCAAACCACGACATCACCTTTCTTCCCGACCCAGACCCGGAATCCATCTCCTCCGACGTCGCCGGTTTCGGCGGCCTGTTGGTCTCTACTCAAATCCCTACCCGCGCCGACGGCAGTCTGGAGCTCGGTGGCATCACCGAGCAGAGCGAGTGCACCCTGCAAGCGCTCAAGGTGGCATTGGAGCTTGCCGGCAGTTCCATGGACCGGGTGCTGCATCTGACCATCTACCTGACTGACATGGCCGACCGCGCCGCTTTCAACGAAGTCTACAAGCGCTTCTTCGCCAAGCCATGGCCGGTTCGTGCCGCCGTTGGCGTGGCGTCCCTGGCGGTCGAAGGCATGCGCGTGGAAGTGACCGCGATGGCGGCCAAGGGCTGA
- a CDS encoding GlxA family transcriptional regulator, producing MIERRQFSGGMKGKNLRYLNENPGEPARMTRAGFLLLEHFSLPAFTQALDTIVTANLLRPGLFSSRTFGLNEGEVISDLGLVIRPDARIDSSAIHNLDLLVICGGYRTELKTTDEFISLLRAAADQGVILAGLWNGAWFLGSAGLLDGYRCAIHPEHRPALAEISKATHVTSEPYVIDRDRLTASSPSGAFHMALDWIKELHDKALVEGIEDILAFEESRYRRIKPAENICVSAPLREVVKLMDANLEEPLELEQLAVYAGRSRRQLERLFKEQLGTTPQRYYMELRITEARRLLQHTELSQVDVLVACGFVSPSHFSKCYSSYFGYRPSKEKRLVK from the coding sequence TTGATCGAACGACGTCAATTCAGCGGAGGCATGAAAGGAAAAAACCTCCGCTATCTGAACGAAAATCCTGGCGAGCCTGCTCGAATGACTCGAGCAGGCTTTTTGCTGCTCGAGCATTTCTCGCTGCCCGCGTTCACGCAAGCGCTGGACACGATTGTCACCGCGAATCTTTTGCGCCCCGGCTTGTTCTCTTCCCGGACGTTCGGCTTGAATGAGGGGGAGGTCATCAGCGACCTGGGCCTGGTCATTCGGCCGGATGCACGCATCGATTCTTCCGCCATTCACAATCTGGACCTGCTGGTGATTTGCGGCGGCTACAGGACAGAACTGAAGACGACGGATGAGTTCATCAGCCTGTTGCGAGCGGCGGCAGATCAAGGTGTCATTCTGGCCGGGTTGTGGAATGGTGCATGGTTCCTGGGCAGCGCAGGTTTGCTCGATGGATACCGTTGCGCCATTCACCCCGAACATCGTCCCGCACTCGCGGAAATCTCCAAGGCGACGCATGTCACCAGTGAGCCCTATGTCATCGATCGGGACCGGCTCACCGCGTCCAGTCCCTCTGGGGCATTCCATATGGCGTTGGACTGGATCAAAGAACTGCACGATAAAGCTCTGGTCGAGGGTATCGAGGACATTCTTGCTTTCGAGGAGTCTCGCTATCGGCGTATCAAACCGGCGGAAAATATCTGTGTGAGCGCGCCGTTGCGAGAGGTGGTCAAGCTGATGGATGCCAACCTCGAAGAGCCTCTGGAGCTGGAGCAACTGGCGGTCTACGCGGGCCGTTCCCGGCGACAACTCGAACGCTTGTTCAAGGAACAGCTCGGGACAACCCCGCAGCGATATTACATGGAGCTGCGCATCACCGAAGCGCGTCGACTGCTTCAGCACACAGAGCTGTCCCAGGTAGACGTGTTGGTTGCCTGTGGCTTCGTGTCGCCCAGTCATTTCAGCAAGTGCTATAGCTCGTATTTCGGCTACAGGCCTTCCAAGGAAAAACGACTGGTCAAATAA
- a CDS encoding LysR family transcriptional regulator, translated as MFDILLLKTFVTVVDEEGFSRAAEKLHLTQSAVSGHLRRLEEQVGKPLLKRTTRSQQLTPDGERLIAYARTILALNRDAWAQLTRTPFHGRVRIGVSEDFVEPRLLRAFQDFAAQYPGMEIDVQVGIPGTLLNLMKQGHLELVIGSLCETSEAGLLLWQEPLVWAWSAQPVTQLPTPLPLALFPEPCPYREIALRRLAQAGIAQRTAMSCTSIAGLRAAALAGFAVAPMTVSQLGQGLAALGAEQGLPDLPDAQFRLFTSAEADQTIVAALTQLIVEYCSTRRA; from the coding sequence ATGTTCGATATTCTGTTGTTAAAAACCTTTGTCACCGTCGTCGATGAAGAGGGTTTCAGCCGCGCAGCCGAAAAGCTGCATCTGACCCAATCCGCGGTCAGCGGTCACTTGCGGCGACTGGAAGAACAGGTCGGTAAACCGCTGTTGAAGCGTACGACCCGTTCCCAGCAACTGACGCCCGATGGCGAGCGCCTGATCGCTTATGCGCGCACGATCCTCGCGTTGAATCGTGATGCCTGGGCGCAACTGACGCGCACACCGTTTCACGGGCGGGTGCGAATCGGGGTATCGGAGGATTTTGTCGAACCGCGATTGCTGCGAGCTTTTCAGGATTTCGCGGCGCAGTACCCGGGCATGGAAATCGACGTGCAGGTGGGTATTCCTGGCACGTTGCTGAACCTGATGAAGCAAGGCCATCTGGAGCTGGTCATTGGTTCGCTATGCGAAACCAGCGAAGCGGGGTTGCTACTGTGGCAAGAACCGTTGGTGTGGGCCTGGTCGGCGCAACCCGTCACCCAGTTACCGACACCGTTGCCGCTGGCGCTGTTCCCCGAGCCCTGTCCTTATCGTGAGATAGCGCTGAGGCGGTTGGCGCAGGCGGGGATCGCCCAACGTACGGCGATGTCATGCACCAGTATCGCCGGGTTGCGGGCGGCGGCGTTGGCTGGTTTCGCGGTGGCGCCCATGACGGTCAGTCAATTGGGGCAGGGACTGGCGGCTCTGGGGGCGGAACAAGGGTTGCCGGATTTGCCGGATGCGCAGTTTCGGTTGTTCACCTCTGCTGAAGCGGATCAGACGATTGTGGCAGCGCTCACTCAGCTCATTGTGGAATATTGCTCCACACGAAGGGCTTGA